In Fluviicola taffensis DSM 16823, the following are encoded in one genomic region:
- a CDS encoding T9SS type A sorting domain-containing protein: protein MKKILLSAAALISLSNVMAQGPVITDTVITGVGYANNIWYSLQNDETGTAVSSNWDIALASSASQNSPLTATILFNYKVGTLYAIPNATPANSFDTLATVNFGALTELKNNDSTWAEGALNRAAGPGQFDYGFGTYNMTTHNVDASRIFVVKYADNSVKKFYVNLLSVQGKYEIFSADLGNATTVTTQNLLLTPYGSKNFVYYKINTNTVVDREPASANWDFTFLQYPAAISPGSQYGSFGILNNVGVQAVKVSPVDPATYEDYQSQTFSNLTNAIGYNWKNAQAQPVATVPTDVVYFVKVANGNIWKVVFTKFTTGSGANSNMNVFTKQNLTTLSVGDEDASTFISVYPNPANTIATVVIDSKANTTVKVLSMAGQVVSENTTTSTGLQTINVSTENLNNGVYLVEVSNGAATTTQRLVVQH from the coding sequence ATGAAAAAAATATTACTCAGCGCGGCAGCACTTATTTCTTTGTCAAATGTTATGGCACAAGGACCAGTTATAACTGATACTGTAATTACAGGGGTAGGATATGCAAACAACATTTGGTATAGTTTGCAAAATGATGAAACTGGAACTGCAGTTTCTTCAAACTGGGATATCGCATTGGCTTCTTCTGCAAGTCAAAATTCTCCGTTAACTGCTACAATCTTATTTAACTACAAAGTAGGTACTTTATATGCGATTCCGAATGCTACACCTGCAAATTCATTTGATACATTGGCAACAGTAAATTTTGGTGCGTTAACAGAATTAAAAAATAACGATTCAACTTGGGCTGAAGGTGCATTGAACCGTGCAGCAGGACCAGGACAGTTTGATTATGGTTTTGGAACTTACAACATGACTACTCATAATGTAGATGCTAGCCGTATTTTTGTTGTGAAATATGCAGATAATTCAGTAAAGAAATTTTATGTCAACTTACTTTCTGTACAAGGTAAATATGAGATTTTTTCTGCTGATTTAGGGAATGCTACGACAGTCACTACACAAAATTTGTTGCTTACTCCATATGGATCTAAAAACTTCGTTTATTACAAAATCAATACAAATACAGTTGTAGATCGTGAGCCTGCTTCAGCTAATTGGGATTTCACATTCTTGCAATATCCAGCAGCAATTTCTCCAGGGTCACAATATGGATCTTTTGGTATCTTAAACAATGTGGGAGTTCAAGCGGTAAAAGTTTCTCCAGTTGATCCTGCAACTTATGAGGATTATCAATCTCAAACTTTCAGTAATTTGACAAATGCAATTGGATACAACTGGAAGAATGCACAAGCACAACCAGTAGCAACAGTTCCTACAGATGTAGTTTACTTTGTGAAAGTTGCTAATGGAAATATCTGGAAAGTGGTATTTACGAAATTTACAACAGGTTCAGGGGCTAATAGCAATATGAACGTTTTCACAAAACAAAACTTGACAACGCTTTCTGTTGGTGATGAAGATGCATCTACTTTCATTTCAGTTTATCCTAACCCTGCAAACACTATTGCAACGGTTGTGATTGATTCGAAAGCAAATACAACGGTTAAAGTTTTGAGTATGGCAGGACAAGTAGTTTCTGAAAACACAACTACTTCAACTGGTTTGCAAACAATCAACGTTTCTACTGAAAACTTGAATAACGGAGTTTACTTAGTTGAAGTTTCTAACGGAGCTGCAACAACAACTCAACGTTTGGTTGTACAACACTAA
- a CDS encoding ATP-binding cassette domain-containing protein, which yields MIEAKQISFGVKGKQILQPVDFTTDKEEFVVILGPNGAGKSTLVKLLSSGLKQSSGTISYYGKDLNEWTLDNLSKYRAYMHQESMIASNFTVREVLEMARYRYPETKNQFNKFIMDKIVTELNLHSFLEMEFNFLSGGEKQRVQFGRVLLQLESEGEIQPIKYLFLDEPLNNLDVRYQIELLKYARKFVDDKRGSVIVVMHDINLCYQYADRVLLMQKGKVIMDGRVDEVMNPQILSETYQIELEQIQALDGEVFYRHVSYSSNLLDKSQL from the coding sequence GTGATAGAAGCAAAACAAATATCATTTGGAGTAAAAGGGAAGCAAATTCTGCAACCGGTTGATTTTACAACCGATAAAGAGGAATTTGTAGTCATTTTAGGACCAAATGGTGCAGGAAAAAGCACTTTGGTGAAATTACTCTCTAGCGGATTGAAACAAAGTTCGGGAACTATTTCTTATTACGGAAAAGACTTGAACGAATGGACTTTGGACAATTTGTCCAAATACCGCGCATACATGCACCAAGAGAGTATGATTGCATCTAACTTTACCGTGCGTGAAGTATTGGAAATGGCACGTTACCGTTATCCAGAAACAAAAAATCAGTTCAATAAATTCATCATGGATAAAATTGTGACCGAATTAAACCTGCACTCTTTTTTAGAAATGGAGTTTAATTTTCTTTCTGGAGGTGAAAAACAACGTGTTCAGTTTGGAAGAGTTTTATTGCAACTAGAAAGTGAAGGTGAAATTCAACCAATCAAATACTTATTCTTGGATGAGCCATTAAATAATTTGGATGTTCGTTATCAAATTGAATTGTTGAAATACGCACGTAAGTTTGTAGACGATAAGCGTGGAAGCGTAATCGTGGTAATGCATGATATCAATCTATGTTATCAATACGCCGACCGTGTTTTGTTGATGCAAAAAGGAAAAGTGATTATGGATGGAAGGGTCGATGAAGTGATGAATCCACAGATTTTAAGTGAAACCTATCAAATAGAATTGGAGCAAATTCAAGCACTTGATGGGGAAGTGTTTTATAGACATGTATCTTATTCCTCGAATTTATTAGATAAAAGTCAGCTGTAG
- a CDS encoding hemin-degrading factor translates to METTLSLKEAFAQLKESEPKLRIREYAKRLNASEAELVALGVGTTAVRLRPDFVAILGELESLGYVMALSRNDEVVHERKGIYENFSTTPHASLFVGKDIDLRIFPSAWAYAFAVTEGEDKPRKSLQFFTTDGIATHKVYLESKSNMEAYDTLVAKYKDENQSSELEIGALLPLESTELPDSEIDVKSFQESWINLKDTHEFFGLLKKHKLTRTQALRLAPSETHAKKIDNKALRRALELAAKEHVSIMVFVGNAGMIQIHTGEVKNIVEHGPWINVLDPMFNLHAREDGIAQSWIVRKPTEDGIVTSLELFSEKNELVCTLFGARKPGIPELESWRKLVEQL, encoded by the coding sequence ATGGAAACAACTTTATCATTAAAAGAAGCTTTCGCTCAATTGAAAGAAAGCGAACCAAAATTGAGAATCAGAGAATATGCAAAGCGTTTGAATGCTTCCGAAGCAGAATTAGTTGCTTTGGGTGTTGGAACAACTGCTGTTCGTTTACGTCCAGATTTTGTGGCTATTCTTGGTGAATTGGAATCATTGGGTTATGTAATGGCTTTGTCTAGAAATGATGAAGTAGTTCATGAGCGCAAAGGAATTTATGAGAACTTTAGTACAACTCCTCATGCTTCTCTTTTTGTTGGAAAAGACATCGATTTACGTATTTTTCCAAGTGCTTGGGCATACGCATTTGCAGTAACTGAAGGAGAAGATAAACCTCGTAAAAGCTTGCAGTTTTTTACAACTGATGGTATTGCTACTCACAAAGTTTATTTGGAATCAAAAAGCAATATGGAAGCTTACGATACTTTGGTTGCGAAGTACAAAGATGAAAATCAGTCGAGTGAATTGGAAATTGGTGCATTGTTGCCTTTGGAATCAACAGAATTGCCTGATAGCGAAATCGATGTGAAATCGTTCCAAGAATCTTGGATTAACCTAAAAGATACGCATGAATTTTTCGGATTGTTGAAGAAACACAAATTGACAAGAACACAAGCTTTGCGTTTGGCTCCATCTGAAACTCATGCTAAGAAAATCGACAATAAAGCATTACGTAGAGCATTGGAATTGGCTGCCAAAGAGCACGTTTCAATCATGGTTTTTGTTGGAAATGCAGGAATGATTCAAATTCATACAGGCGAGGTGAAAAATATCGTTGAGCACGGTCCTTGGATTAATGTATTAGATCCAATGTTCAATTTGCATGCAAGAGAAGATGGAATTGCTCAATCTTGGATCGTTCGCAAACCTACTGAAGATGGAATCGTTACTTCATTGGAATTGTTCAGTGAGAAAAACGAATTAGTTTGTACGCTTTTCGGGGCACGTAAACCGGGGATTCCTGAGTTGGAATCTTGGAGAAAATTGGTCGAACAATTATAA
- a CDS encoding FecCD family ABC transporter permease, with the protein MSRQRIIGLSLVVLVIVCFVVNLSVGNVSVPISHVFGSLIEKIGIQTNLKITEIEYNVVYNIRFPRAVYSCLIGAGLAVSGAALQGIFRNPLVDSALIGISTGASLFASLFILFSGLVPWLIIFNEGFSLSMVAFFGASIVAFIVYRLSLSNGEINSLTLILAGIALNALTAALTGLLTYFATDDELRDLTFWTLGSLGSANNDSVLLLLIFTIVPMSIIFFQAKSLNVLALGESNAKYMGYKVKTIKLLVIICSTCMVGSAVSMAGVIGFIGLVVPHIIRILAGPNHQFLLPFSALFGAILLSCADMISRTILPPTEVPIGIITALMGTPVFIAIIFKHKRKFSV; encoded by the coding sequence ATGTCAAGACAACGAATAATTGGTCTTTCTTTAGTTGTACTAGTGATAGTTTGCTTTGTTGTGAACTTATCAGTAGGCAATGTGAGTGTTCCAATTTCTCATGTCTTTGGTAGTTTGATTGAAAAAATTGGAATACAAACCAATTTAAAAATAACAGAAATCGAATACAATGTAGTTTACAATATTCGTTTTCCGAGAGCGGTTTATTCCTGTCTAATTGGTGCAGGATTAGCCGTCTCGGGTGCTGCATTGCAAGGAATTTTTAGAAACCCTTTGGTTGATTCCGCCTTAATTGGAATTTCAACGGGAGCCTCCTTGTTTGCATCACTTTTCATATTATTCAGTGGATTAGTCCCTTGGTTGATTATTTTCAACGAGGGATTTTCCCTTTCTATGGTGGCCTTCTTCGGAGCATCAATCGTAGCATTTATCGTGTACCGATTGTCATTGAGTAATGGAGAAATCAATTCGTTAACGCTCATCTTGGCAGGAATCGCTTTGAATGCTCTAACGGCTGCTTTAACAGGTTTGTTGACTTATTTTGCTACGGATGATGAATTGCGCGATTTGACATTTTGGACACTTGGTAGTTTGGGATCTGCGAATAATGATTCCGTTTTACTCTTGCTTATTTTCACAATCGTTCCGATGAGTATTATTTTTTTTCAAGCAAAAAGTTTGAATGTACTTGCTCTTGGAGAAAGTAATGCAAAATACATGGGATATAAAGTGAAAACAATCAAGTTGTTAGTTATTATTTGTTCCACATGTATGGTTGGTTCAGCTGTTTCTATGGCAGGTGTAATCGGATTTATTGGGCTAGTTGTTCCACATATTATTCGCATTTTAGCTGGGCCGAATCATCAATTTCTACTGCCTTTCAGCGCTTTATTTGGGGCAATTCTTCTTTCTTGTGCAGATATGATTTCAAGAACGATTCTCCCTCCAACAGAAGTGCCAATTGGAATTATTACAGCTTTAATGGGAACTCCAGTTTTCATTGCAATAATTTTCAAACATAAACGCAAGTTTTCGGTGTGA
- a CDS encoding LuxR C-terminal-related transcriptional regulator, translating into MLLSLDSRTQLISLGFKELLSILFDDITVEWHTGNPIHAANSTKDQKIVVYNFHDNFSEIEQDLLANQEDSGSIKVILIVGGDVSNLHTLVTNGISGFIDMNASVKELKDAFQKILHNQNYYCELVWNKILNQDEEPSSPTQFNLTRREIEIVESLLNGKSTLEISVELGLSPHTVQTHRKNCFKKLKVKSLSELLLFEMENQVFKNRNTF; encoded by the coding sequence ATGTTGTTGTCACTTGATAGTCGTACTCAATTAATCAGCTTAGGATTCAAGGAATTATTGAGTATTCTTTTTGACGATATTACCGTGGAATGGCATACTGGAAATCCTATTCACGCTGCGAACTCCACGAAAGACCAAAAAATTGTAGTTTATAATTTTCACGATAATTTTTCAGAGATAGAGCAAGATTTACTAGCGAATCAAGAGGATTCAGGAAGTATTAAAGTGATTTTGATTGTTGGAGGTGATGTTTCTAATTTACACACATTGGTTACAAATGGTATTTCTGGGTTCATTGATATGAATGCTTCTGTTAAAGAGTTAAAGGATGCCTTCCAAAAGATATTACACAATCAAAATTATTATTGCGAGTTGGTTTGGAATAAAATCTTGAATCAAGATGAAGAACCAAGTTCTCCAACCCAATTTAATCTAACAAGACGCGAAATTGAAATTGTTGAATCGCTGTTGAACGGTAAGTCGACGCTGGAAATAAGTGTTGAGTTGGGATTAAGTCCGCATACCGTTCAAACACATAGAAAAAATTGCTTTAAAAAATTAAAAGTGAAGTCTTTATCTGAACTTCTCTTATTTGAAATGGAAAATCAGGTGTTCAAAAATAGAAATACCTTCTAG
- a CDS encoding heme/hemin ABC transporter substrate-binding protein encodes MKKVGFLFLALLSLTTACNSGSKSEEEKAKLSKEKVEEKRIVSLNGSVTEIIYAVDSQKELIGVDVTSTFPAAAEKLTNLGHVRKLAIESLLALNPSHVVMLEDEVSPDLKSKLKQAKIELVTFKHPNSLEESKSLVKEVASWLGKSDKATEIVSKIDSDIKNISKLDKKPKVLFVYARGAGTLMVAGEQTPLEKMIVLAGGENAGKGFTDFKPLTSESVIAANPDVILMFTSGAQSLGPDGIFNVPGVSSTNAGKNKALIQMDGQLLSGFGPRVADAIVELNKEFKKVK; translated from the coding sequence ATGAAAAAAGTTGGTTTTTTATTTCTTGCTCTCTTATCTCTGACAACTGCTTGTAATTCAGGTTCGAAATCAGAAGAAGAGAAAGCGAAACTTTCGAAAGAAAAAGTAGAAGAGAAACGAATCGTTTCTTTGAACGGATCGGTTACAGAAATCATTTACGCAGTGGATTCCCAAAAGGAACTCATTGGCGTTGATGTAACTAGTACATTTCCTGCAGCAGCAGAAAAGTTGACAAATTTAGGTCACGTACGTAAATTGGCAATTGAAAGTTTATTGGCCTTGAATCCTTCTCATGTTGTTATGCTTGAGGATGAGGTTTCTCCAGATTTAAAATCAAAATTGAAACAAGCTAAAATTGAGTTGGTAACTTTTAAACACCCCAATAGTTTGGAAGAATCCAAATCATTGGTGAAAGAAGTGGCATCTTGGTTGGGTAAATCAGATAAAGCAACTGAAATTGTTTCTAAAATTGATTCTGATATCAAAAACATCTCTAAGCTTGACAAAAAGCCAAAGGTATTGTTTGTATATGCTAGAGGTGCTGGAACCTTAATGGTTGCAGGGGAGCAAACACCACTTGAAAAAATGATTGTTTTAGCTGGTGGTGAAAACGCTGGAAAAGGATTTACAGATTTCAAACCTTTAACAAGTGAATCAGTGATTGCTGCAAATCCGGATGTGATTTTGATGTTTACTTCTGGTGCACAAAGTTTAGGACCTGATGGAATTTTTAATGTTCCTGGTGTGTCTTCAACAAACGCTGGAAAAAACAAAGCATTGATTCAAATGGATGGTCAGTTATTGAGTGGATTTGGTCCGCGTGTAGCTGATGCAATTGTTGAATTGAATAAAGAATTTAAGAAAGTTAAATAG